A genome region from Paludisphaera mucosa includes the following:
- a CDS encoding ParA family protein, with product MIITVASFKGGVAKTTTAIHLAALVNEDKPTLLIDGDPNRSASGWSRRGSLPFKIADERLAARLASDYRDGHLVFDTKARPEKDDLVALAEGCDLLIIPTTPDAMALEALTLMMDMLSQIKVEHRVLITKVPPPPRTVGQQVREALVESGYPVFKTHMRLYAAYEKAAEKGILVNSVKDRNAKEGWSDCLALAKEVLR from the coding sequence ATGATAATCACGGTGGCCAGCTTCAAGGGAGGGGTGGCGAAGACGACGACCGCCATCCACCTGGCTGCCCTAGTCAATGAAGACAAGCCGACGCTCCTCATCGACGGCGACCCGAACCGCAGCGCCTCGGGCTGGAGCAGACGCGGCTCCCTCCCCTTCAAGATAGCGGATGAGCGTTTGGCCGCCCGGCTCGCGAGCGATTACCGAGACGGGCACCTCGTCTTCGACACCAAAGCGAGGCCCGAGAAGGACGACCTGGTCGCCCTGGCCGAGGGGTGCGACTTGCTCATCATCCCGACGACGCCGGACGCGATGGCACTCGAAGCCCTGACGCTCATGATGGACATGCTCTCCCAAATCAAGGTCGAGCATCGCGTCCTGATAACCAAGGTCCCCCCCCCTCCTCGTACCGTGGGACAGCAGGTCAGGGAGGCTCTCGTCGAGTCCGGATACCCGGTCTTCAAAACTCACATGCGACTCTACGCCGCATACGAGAAAGCCGCCGAGAAGGGGATTCTCGTGAACTCGGTCAAGGACCGGAACGCTAAAGAGGGGTGGTCGGATTGCCTCGCGTTGGCGAAGGAGGTTCTACGATGA
- a CDS encoding type IV secretion system DNA-binding domain-containing protein, with protein sequence MKFDYWRSILRRYGPRPALPAEMLMQFADVKTLREKDRGHFLLAGATGSGKSTLLEILMESILAHPPHELDVFNAFVFDPQNDFYRSIMGMNLPMKTIQINVMDGRGWAWDMWRDVRDPAGAWQFAHAALPDDPSSNDNKFYSEAPRHIFAAVLRELVNRGMPWSLRLAYLIAMDDAYARQLIGKSDDPGVRQTLRLFDADQGSTKANISSSLLTKLSNLETYAALAEHARRRFSVGELIRSDVVAIAGGDFQFSHIVAPMNNLFLTVLKNKLIGQEKSDRRRHYIFIDEFAALNNNRPADEVLDFFVRGRSRGVRIAVAVHTPEQLVDLYGPHKTEVILGQCQNKILLKMADVAGSEWCSKMLGQIHEYEWTANASVGATRGKESSSNWSLGGSETYADRPIVHPDEIRSLPLASFETGIHGYGILPGPSGVDRWKFHLTPGWLAEHAVRGDERVASYESRRRPGRQQRLKRLSRAEVEEIGLEFRPDPLAP encoded by the coding sequence ATGAAATTCGATTACTGGAGGTCGATCTTGCGGCGGTACGGGCCTCGTCCCGCGTTGCCCGCCGAAATGCTGATGCAGTTCGCCGACGTGAAGACGCTGCGGGAGAAGGACAGGGGGCACTTCCTGCTCGCGGGGGCGACGGGGAGCGGGAAGTCGACGCTCCTGGAGATCCTCATGGAGAGCATCCTCGCCCATCCTCCCCACGAGCTCGACGTCTTCAACGCCTTCGTATTCGACCCGCAGAACGACTTCTACAGGTCGATCATGGGGATGAATTTGCCCATGAAGACCATACAAATCAACGTCATGGACGGCCGCGGCTGGGCCTGGGACATGTGGCGCGACGTCCGCGATCCCGCTGGCGCCTGGCAGTTCGCCCACGCGGCCCTCCCGGACGACCCGTCTTCGAACGACAACAAGTTCTACTCGGAGGCCCCACGCCACATCTTCGCGGCGGTGCTCCGCGAGCTGGTGAACCGCGGCATGCCCTGGTCGCTCAGGCTCGCCTACCTGATCGCGATGGACGACGCGTACGCGAGGCAGCTGATCGGCAAGTCGGACGACCCCGGCGTGCGGCAGACGCTGCGGCTCTTCGACGCCGACCAGGGGAGCACGAAGGCGAACATCTCCTCGTCGCTCCTGACCAAGCTCTCGAACCTCGAGACCTACGCCGCGCTCGCGGAGCACGCGAGGAGGAGGTTCTCGGTCGGCGAGCTGATCCGGAGCGACGTCGTGGCGATCGCCGGGGGGGATTTCCAGTTCTCGCACATCGTCGCGCCGATGAACAACCTCTTCCTCACGGTGTTGAAGAACAAGCTCATCGGCCAAGAAAAGAGCGATAGGAGGCGTCATTACATCTTCATTGATGAATTCGCCGCCCTGAATAACAATCGGCCCGCCGACGAGGTCCTCGACTTCTTCGTCCGCGGTCGGTCGAGGGGCGTCCGCATCGCCGTCGCCGTCCATACGCCGGAGCAGCTGGTCGACCTCTACGGCCCGCACAAGACGGAGGTGATCCTCGGCCAGTGCCAGAACAAGATCCTGCTGAAGATGGCCGACGTCGCGGGCTCCGAATGGTGCTCGAAGATGCTGGGGCAGATCCACGAATACGAGTGGACCGCGAACGCCAGCGTCGGGGCGACGAGGGGCAAGGAGAGCTCCAGCAACTGGAGCCTGGGCGGGTCCGAGACCTACGCGGACCGGCCGATCGTGCATCCCGACGAGATCCGGTCCCTGCCGCTGGCCAGCTTCGAGACGGGGATCCACGGCTATGGGATCCTGCCGGGCCCATCCGGCGTGGACCGCTGGAAGTTCCACCTCACGCCGGGGTGGCTGGCCGAGCACGCCGTGCGGGGCGATGAACGCGTCGCCTCCTACGAGTCCCGCCGCCGCCCCGGCCGTCAGCAGCGTCTGAAGCGATTGAGCCGGGCCGAGGTCGAGGAGATCGGCCTGGAATTCCGCCCCGACCCCTTGGCCCCGTGA